The DNA window ttccttcgctatggttttttcccacagggtttttccaagcaaggttttaatgaggcaactgatgttgatatgtgggcatccaagggggagtgttgtaaatgatggatatgtttgcccacatgtgtatagtaatgtgtatagtaaagtatcacatgtgtactatatactcataagctaaatagtaatgttttgtaattttccattgaagtagctctataaatagagcaattCAATTGTGCAAAGATTAGTgattgagaagaagaaagaaaagagaaatatatctaatagcaataatatacattacttcctctgcaacagcttgtgtcggtatattactctgcaactgcttcgttccttcaccgagtaaaggttatctctctataaattttgcctatttataacaatcCGGTGATATAAAAAGATTCAAAGACAGTGAATGTAAGGCTCCGAAgcaattgataaaaaaatatcGTGTAAGCTGCCTCACACTTAATCATGTGGTGCATTGTACTTGTAGAATAGTTTGAACTATGCCCCCCTCactattcatatatttcttgcATTATTATGGTGTTCGTATGTGAGTgattgtttttataaaataatgttATCTTGTAATGATTTTAGCAGTAATATGTTCCTCAAACGAAAAGGGAAAACAATAGAATATGATATAAACTTTGACTGCAGTAAGCTGCTTGCAGCATCACTCCCTCTCCAATCAGTGTATGCTTTATCTGTATAAAGTTATTTACGGGCGGGAAACACCATTAGCAAGGTTTAAATTTACTGAAAACataagggcttgtttggtatcctatttgaaaatttttataatttctcaaaacatttcttaggaaattttcttaaaaacaattttctttaagactcaaaaacttgtttggtatgcaatttaaaaaatttaaatcttacaacttaaactagacaaagagatTCAAAAAGAGTGGGGtcaagagagaaagaggagagaggaggaaagaaagtaagagatgattggaggaaaaagaaagaagtgggAGGATCggaggagatagagaggaagataagtgagagaaagaacggagagaatgaagagagcggATTGGATGAGAGACGAAAggggtaaaaaagaaaaaaagaaaaagagaagggggagagagaaagaagaaaagagagatatagctttggagtgagaggggaggagggagagaaaaaaaatgagtgagtttaagtttaaaaactctaaaaactcattttttttgtttttagataatagactatatttttgagttagtcttgagttcagtttttcaaaatagtcctaccaaacaagtttttaagacctaaaacttgaaaattgttttttaatttaaaaagttggattcaagtagaatACCAAACATGCTCTAAGCTTACCTGAAATGTTGTGTGAAATGGGATGTTTTGTGGCCATCTATCAACGTTTCATTTTGGAGTTCCCTTTTACAAGAAGAAGTAATTTTTGTATGAACGTATGCTCGTTTAGCCTTGTAATTTGTTGGTTGATAATCGACTTATTGAAGGAATTTAATGTTTTATTggttcttttttgttttccagGTAGAGGAGAGACACACTGAGATTCTTGGTCAACTTCTGTACGCTGCCACGCAGAAGGGTCTTGATGACGGCTTCAAGATTGTGATTAACAATGGACCAAATGGATGTGCGTGTTCTTTCTTACTCTATATACTTGGGATTGATGACATACCATTAAGTACTATACCTTCTAATTGTTGGTGTTTTACTTGATGTATCTTTATAAACATATAATGACTGATACTGCATAAGATTGATGCTGCATAGGATTGATTATGCAATTCCAGAAATCATGGGTACAACATGGGCTGCACGGCACCTTTTGTGTTTCCTGACAGATTATGTGTAAATCTCTTCTTAATCTTGTAGTTGGTTTCCTTCAATTAAGGAGTATGGCTTATATCTAGTGTTTGGTATAATCTCCTTCAATTAAGGAGTATAGCTGGTCTCTAGGGTTTAGCCTAAGGACTGTTGGATGTAACTggttcttctcttcttctcttttcttttatatatgtgTATCCTTGTACATTCACATTATCAGAAATACAAGAAAACTTAAACCAAAACttcaacatggtatcaaagcagtGTCATCCTTGACATGTCTCTGCCCAATTTTTTTCCATTGTTGTTCATCTTCAAGCTCCAGTAATGGTTAAAGAAAACTCAGTGAATCTTGAAGGAGAAAACTTATAAGTTTCTCCCGATTTTGTTCCAAACACTGAGATAAATACAAATCAGTGTTTATGCTCAGTTTTGTTGAATGAATTCAACTATCTCCCATGGtctagagcagtgtctcttgcTCTTGgtggaagaggaaagctaaggTTTATCAATGAAGAAGTTAAAGCACCTGAGCCTTCCACTCAAGCACATGAAGCATGGTTTTGCAAGGACCAACTGGTCATATCTTTGTTACTCAACAACATGGAGAAGAATATGGCTGAGATCTTTAGCTACGCTGAATCCTCACAAGATCTATGGAAGTCTGTGAAGGACATATATGGGAATCAGAATAATTATGCTTGTGTGTTCCAGTTGAAAAAAGATATTACATGTATTCAACAAGAAGGAATGACCTTTGTTCAACATCCTGATGTCCTTAAAACCATGTGAAATGAGCTGGATGTGTATCTTCCTCATACCACTAATCCATCTATTCTTCTCAAACGTGCTGAGGAAGATAAGATATATTAGTTGCTAGGAAGCTTAAGCTCCGAGTATGAAGATCTCAAAAGTCACATTTTAATGAGCATGGAACTGTCATCTTTTCAAAATATTTGTGCTACTGTGCAATGTGAAGAAGTAAGAAGAAGGGTGATGAACCAAGAGTCAAACCACAAACTACCTGAGGCTCGAGGGTATGCCGCAAACTATAGGCAAACTGACAACAAAGTGTACAAGTGGAGGAATCCACACTTAAAGTGCAAATACTGCAATGCTATAGGACATGTGGAAGAAAGGTGTTGGGAATTACATCCAAAGTTGAAACCTAAGTTCAATAAGAATATTAGGTCAATCACAGATAACCTCCTACAAAGCACAACATGTTGCAAATCATGCCTCGAGCTTGCTCAACCATGGCTCAGTTGACTTCACTGCCAACCTCTTATCTCTTGTCAACAAGTTTGCAGcatatcttcaaagcaaagggCATGGAGAGGTTGTACCAACTCCTAAGGTGGACAATGATAACCACATTGCACTTCTTGGCCAGTTTGTTGGGGTCCTTGCTGACCATGACCATGTTCATCCTGATAAAGCTTCAGGTGCCACTGATTATTGGACTTCAAACTAGTGTTGAACTTGATTGTTGGACTTGACTGCACTTCAAACTAGTGTTGAACTTAATTGTTGGATAATCGACTCAGGTGCCACTGATCACATGACAAATAAAGTTTCAAACTTGCATGACTTTCATCCTTTTTCAAAACCTTCTCAAGTGTCCAttgcaaatggaaaaaataTTTCGATGATGGGCAgaggaaaattaaatttgatgTCAAAAAACACCGAGTCTAGTGCTCTATATGTTCCATCGTTTCCTTTTAAATTACTCTTCATATGGCAACTCACCTTTACTTTAAAATGTATTGCCACTTTCTCACCAACTAATGTGGTATTTCATGATTGTATCACCAAGAAGATGATTGGTGAAGGCTAAATGGCCTATATTATTTTTGCAAGAAGTCCCATCTTCCTAAAGCTCTTCAAGCAAACTAAAGTAAACCCAAGGATCAACAACTTTGGCATCAAAGACTAGGTCATCCATCCGAAGTTGTTTTGTCAAAACTATTTCCCATGTTTTGTCACCCATCTTTTAAGTTTGATACATGCCATTTTTCCAAATCTGCCAGGCTACCTTTTGGTTCTTCAATGTCCAAGTCTAGTACACCATTTGAAATGGTACACACTGATGTATGGGGTCCTACTTTTGAATCAATAGAGGGTTACAAGCATTTTCTTATATTTGTGGATGATTACACTCAAATCACTTTCCTTTATCTCATGAAATCTAAAAGTGAAGTTCCAACTATTTTTAAAGATTTTCATAAGTTGGTTGTAACACAATTTCACTCAACTGTTAAAACCTTAAGATCAAACAATGGCACTGAGTTCTTATCAATATCATGACTCAATACTTAAGTTCACAAGGAATTATTCACCAAACAAGTTGTGTGGGaaccccacaacaaaatgggataGCCGAGAGGAAGAATAGAAATCTACTTAAGAGACTCAAGCACTCATGGTGCATATTAATGTACACAAAACGTTTTGGTCATATGCAATCCTTACAGCCACCTATTTGATCAATAGGCTTCCTATTCGTGTTCTAGGTTTCAAATCACCATATGAAATCCTTAAAGACAGACCAATAAACCTTTCACACTTGAAAGTTTTCGGTAGCACTTGTTTTGTACATGTGCAAACTCAGCATCGTGACAAATTGGATGTTAGGGTAGTCAAATGCGTGTTTATGGGGTACTCCTCCACCCAAAAAGGATATAAATGTTTTAATCATGTCACTAACAAGTGTGTTGTATCCAGATATGTTCACTTTGAGGAAGAAACTCCATTCTTTAAAAAGGATTCTACTTCATGTAAGGGGGAGCTTTTGTGGGACTTGTTTCCATTGCCTATATACACTGAGTTTTTGCATCATGATGATTCCTTAAAAGGCAATGGCAGTCAAGAGCAAGAGGTCATGTTGGAAACGACAACTTCAACAGTTTCTCAACCCAACTCACAAGGAAATGGTGATCTTGAGGCTACACCTCAACCCTTCATTTACCAACCTTCTCAAGATGTTAAAAGGAATCCATCTCGGGAAAGGAAGGCTCCTGCCAAGTTTGTAGACTACGTTACTTATGCTTCTAGACATCCCATCTCTGAAGCAATAAGTAATCACAGTTTTTCAAAATCTCATGTGGCATTTCTTATTGCAGTCTCAAATCTTGTAGAGCCTAACACTTTTCAAGAGGCCAATCTCATCCCTCACTAGAGGAAAGCCATGTCTGAAGAACTTCAAGCTTTGGAGGAAAATTGTACTTGGAGTATCCTTCAATTACCTCCAGGAAAAAAGGCAGTTGGGAGTCATTGGGTTTACAAAACTAAACTCAAGGCTGATGGCTCAATAGAACGACACAAAGCTCGGCTTGTTGCTCGTAGTTTCACCCAAACCCTTGGGATTTATTACAAAGAAACCTTCATTTCAATGGCAAAAATGAACACAGTGTGTGTGCTACTTTCAGTTTTCGTCAATTGTGGTTGGTCGTTATACCAGATGGATGTTAAaaatgctttccttcatggaGAGCTTCATGAGGAAGTTTACATGCAAATTCCTCCATGTTACTCTCTAGCAAAGGATGGCATGGTGTGCAAACTGCACAAGACTATCTACGGTTTGAAGCAATcaccaagagcttggtatgccaagctTAGTTCAATGTTGGAAAGGGAAGGTTTTCTCAAAAGTAATGCCAATTCTTCCTTGTTTGTACGGAATGGAACCCGTGGGAAGTTGGTGGTCCTTATTTATGTAGATGATCTTATTATCACAGGTGACAATGCATCTGAAATTGGAGCTTGAAAGCCTCCTTACATCAAACATTTGCCATCAAGGATCTTGGAaagttgaagtattttcttagcATTGAGATGGCAACCTCTCAACGGGGTTTGTTTCTCAACCAACGCAAGTATGTCATGGATCTACTCGAGGAAGCTAAGTTCACCGATTGCAAGCCAGTTGTCACCCCAATTGAGAGTAAACTTAAGCTTACCATTCATGGCGAGGCACTCAAGAATGTCACCTATTATCAAAGATTGGTTAGCAAGCTTATCTATCCTACTATCACCCGTCCAGACATTACCTTTGCTGTGAGTTTAGTTagtcaattcatgcatgcacCCACATTAGAacatct is part of the Malus domestica chromosome 12, GDT2T_hap1 genome and encodes:
- the LOC139189825 gene encoding uncharacterized protein, which translates into the protein MGYSSTQKGYKCFNHVTNKCVVSRYVHFEEETPFFKKDSTSCKGELLWDLFPLPIYTEFLHHDDSLKGNGSQEQEVMLETTTSTVSQPNSQGNGDLEATPQPFIYQPSQDVKRNPSRERKAPAKFVDYVTYASRHPISEAIIFVNCGWSLYQMDVKNAFLHGELHEEVYMQIPPCYSLAKDGMVCKLHKTIYGLKQSPRAWYAKLSSMLEREGFLKSNANSSLFVRNGTRGKLVVLIYVDDLIITGDNASEIGA